From a single Pseudorasbora parva isolate DD20220531a chromosome 17, ASM2467924v1, whole genome shotgun sequence genomic region:
- the cnih1 gene encoding protein cornichon homolog 1 isoform X2, whose amino-acid sequence MAFTFAAFCYMLALLLTAALIFFAIWHIIAFDELKTDYKNPIDQCNTLNPLVLPEYLIHVFFCVMFLCAAEWLTLGLNMPLLAYHVWRYMSRPVMSGPGLYDPTTIMNADILAYCQKEGWCKLAFYLLSFFYYLYGMIYVLVSS is encoded by the exons ATGGCGTTCACATTCGCGGCCTTTTGTTATATGTTGGCGCTTCTGCTGACGGCGGCGCTTATTTTCTTCGCTATTTGGCAT atAATTGCATTTGATGAGCTGAAGACTGACTATAAGAATCCTATAGACCAATGTAACACGTTAAACCCG CTCGTCTTGCCGGAGTACCTCATCCATGTGTTTTTCTGCGTAATGTTCCTGTGCGCTGCAGAATGGCTGACACTTGGACTCAACATGCCCCTGCTGGCCTATCACGTCTGGAG GTATATGAGCCGCCCTGTGATGAGTGGACCTGGATTGTATGACCCCACTACAATTATGAACGCAGATATTCTGGCATACTGTCAGAAGGAGGGCTGGTGCAAACTTGCATTCTACCTCCTCTCGTTTTTCTACTATCTTTACGG
- the cnih1 gene encoding protein cornichon homolog 1 isoform X1, whose protein sequence is MAFTFAAFCYMLALLLTAALIFFAIWHIIAFDELKTDYKNPIDQCNTLNPTVDRVKKIKRVRLALKLVLPEYLIHVFFCVMFLCAAEWLTLGLNMPLLAYHVWRYMSRPVMSGPGLYDPTTIMNADILAYCQKEGWCKLAFYLLSFFYYLYGMIYVLVSS, encoded by the exons ATGGCGTTCACATTCGCGGCCTTTTGTTATATGTTGGCGCTTCTGCTGACGGCGGCGCTTATTTTCTTCGCTATTTGGCAT atAATTGCATTTGATGAGCTGAAGACTGACTATAAGAATCCTATAGACCAATGTAACACGTTAAACCCG ACAGTTGACAGggtgaaaaaaattaaaagggtCAGACTTGCTCTGAAG CTCGTCTTGCCGGAGTACCTCATCCATGTGTTTTTCTGCGTAATGTTCCTGTGCGCTGCAGAATGGCTGACACTTGGACTCAACATGCCCCTGCTGGCCTATCACGTCTGGAG GTATATGAGCCGCCCTGTGATGAGTGGACCTGGATTGTATGACCCCACTACAATTATGAACGCAGATATTCTGGCATACTGTCAGAAGGAGGGCTGGTGCAAACTTGCATTCTACCTCCTCTCGTTTTTCTACTATCTTTACGG
- the gmfb gene encoding glia maturation factor beta, translating into MSESLVVCEVDEDLVKKLRDFRFRKETNNAAIIMKIDKDKQLVILEEEHEDISPEDLKNELPERQPRFVVYSYKYQHDDGRVSYPLCFIFSSPVGCKPEQQMMYAGSKNKLVQTVELTKVFEIRNTEDLTEEWLREKLGFFR; encoded by the exons agTGAGTCTTTAGTTGTGTGTGAGGTGGACGAAGACCTGGTGAAAAAGTTGCGTGATTTCCGCTTCAGGAAGGAAACCAATAATGCTGCCATTATCA TGAAGATTGATAAAGACAAACAGCTGGTGATTCTGGAGGAGGAGCATGAG GATATTTCCCCTGAAGATCTGAAGAACGAGCTACCAGAGAGGCAGCCCAG ATTTGTAGTCTACAGCTATAAGTACCAGCATGATGATGGGAGAGTGTCCTACCCTCTGTGTTTTATCTTCTCCAGTCCTGTTG GATGCAAACCTGAGCAGCAGATGATGTATGCTGGGAGCAAAAACAAACTGGTACAGACGGTTGAACTAACCAAG GTGTTTGAGATAAGGAACACTGAAGACCTGACAGAGGAGTGGCTCAGAGAGAAACTGGGCTTCTTCCGCTAA